In Caproicibacterium amylolyticum, a genomic segment contains:
- a CDS encoding RNA polymerase sigma factor, translating to MKKELRSDAFLQDVMERWGDMVYRLALGHAGNIADAEDIYQDVFLRLLRDTTAFKTEEHLKAWLLRVTLNCCHDLARSTQRRGTLELSELIADESADPAAEELWQAVAVLPPKLLTVIHLFYAEGYTTEQIALLLHCRPATVRTRLHRARKELKQLLGGENDEECRLERVREPDAPSICAATAETARTGSRRL from the coding sequence ATGAAAAAAGAGCTGCGTTCCGATGCGTTTCTGCAGGACGTAATGGAACGCTGGGGAGACATGGTATACCGGCTTGCATTAGGGCATGCCGGAAACATTGCAGATGCAGAAGATATTTATCAGGATGTATTTCTGCGCTTACTGCGGGATACAACCGCGTTCAAAACAGAGGAGCACTTAAAGGCATGGCTGCTTCGCGTGACGCTCAACTGCTGCCATGACCTTGCACGCAGTACACAGCGCCGCGGTACACTGGAACTTTCGGAGTTGATTGCAGATGAAAGTGCTGACCCTGCCGCAGAGGAGTTGTGGCAGGCGGTGGCGGTTTTACCGCCAAAACTGCTGACCGTGATTCACCTGTTTTATGCGGAAGGCTACACAACCGAGCAGATTGCTTTGTTGCTGCACTGCCGCCCTGCAACGGTGCGCACCCGCCTGCACCGCGCACGCAAAGAATTAAAACAACTGTTAGGAGGAGAAAACGATGAAGAATGCAGACTTGAACGAGTACGGGAACCTGATGCACCAAGTATATGCGCCGCAACAGCTGAAACAGCGCGTACTGGCAGCCGCCGACTGTGA
- a CDS encoding anti-sigma factor has translation MKNADLNEYGNLMHQVYAPQQLKQRVLAAADCERAARTTAAPVRWKKAALRASAVCCAFALVVGGIAIVGSRHSVVSPAGNSAVNGAAAAKPQNSFDLAVYAAGAANSQRKTVALDVKEFGQGYTFSTGGVDGLDEDKNHLTSDVNFKLHLTCSGSNVKSMEYSLDTAKLNKNEKAYFSKYNGEYLDEKSRKSFVIDYAEQTKQFKDKKYSIFLSAPMTYEEYKIEVNEADKDYQALKANEYLMNELVYRDSQVLRNTRLVLKATFKDGSTQTKKYQIAPVKNYLSIMNQYTDYSLAASREPEGSKKDEMVDKAEKYFDAQTLFTITQVDN, from the coding sequence ATGAAGAATGCAGACTTGAACGAGTACGGGAACCTGATGCACCAAGTATATGCGCCGCAACAGCTGAAACAGCGCGTACTGGCAGCCGCCGACTGTGAACGTGCAGCACGGACCACTGCCGCACCGGTCCGCTGGAAAAAAGCGGCGCTGCGCGCTTCCGCTGTGTGCTGTGCGTTTGCGCTGGTTGTTGGAGGCATTGCGATTGTCGGCAGCCGCCATTCGGTTGTTTCGCCCGCGGGAAATTCCGCAGTGAACGGTGCCGCGGCCGCCAAGCCGCAGAACAGCTTTGACCTTGCGGTTTACGCGGCAGGGGCAGCGAACAGCCAGAGAAAAACTGTTGCGCTGGACGTGAAAGAGTTCGGTCAAGGCTACACTTTTTCTACCGGTGGGGTGGATGGACTGGATGAGGATAAAAATCATTTAACCAGTGATGTAAATTTCAAGTTACACCTGACGTGCAGCGGAAGCAATGTAAAATCAATGGAATATTCATTGGATACCGCAAAGCTTAACAAAAATGAAAAAGCTTACTTCTCAAAGTATAATGGGGAGTATTTAGATGAAAAATCTCGCAAATCTTTTGTGATTGATTACGCGGAGCAAACAAAACAATTTAAAGACAAGAAATATAGTATTTTTCTGTCGGCACCCATGACTTATGAAGAATATAAAATTGAGGTAAATGAGGCGGATAAGGATTATCAGGCGCTGAAAGCTAACGAGTATCTGATGAATGAGTTAGTATATCGCGATTCACAGGTATTGAGAAATACACGGCTGGTGTTGAAAGCAACTTTTAAGGATGGTTCCACACAAACTAAGAAATATCAGATTGCACCGGTAAAAAATTATCTGTCCATTATGAATCAATACACAGATTATTCACTTGCGGCAAGTAGAGAACCGGAGGGTTCCAAAAAAGATGAAATGGTGGATAAAGCTGAAAAATATTTTGATGCACAGACACTGTTTACCATCACACAGGTAGATAACTGA
- a CDS encoding GntR family transcriptional regulator gives MDIVISNTSEKPIYQQIYEQLCAQILKGELPQDTCLPPIRTVAKELRISVITVKKAWEMLENGGFIYTMTGRGSFVAPHKPSELGSKRDALVRERLHKDLAYYKGLGLTLEELLDLIRSCYPKAE, from the coding sequence ATGGATATTGTCATTTCCAACACTTCTGAAAAACCAATTTATCAGCAGATTTACGAGCAGCTCTGCGCACAAATTCTAAAGGGAGAGCTGCCACAGGATACTTGCCTGCCGCCGATCCGCACCGTTGCCAAGGAACTGCGCATCAGCGTCATTACGGTAAAAAAGGCATGGGAAATGCTTGAAAACGGCGGATTTATTTACACAATGACCGGGCGCGGCAGTTTTGTGGCGCCGCACAAACCCAGCGAACTCGGCAGCAAGCGTGACGCACTGGTACGGGAACGCCTACACAAAGACCTTGCCTACTACAAGGGTCTGGGGCTGACACTGGAAGAACTGCTGGATTTAATCCGCAGCTGCTACCCGAAAGCAGAATAG
- a CDS encoding ABC-2 transporter permease encodes MLKNLLYKEFKLLVHPAVLLFPLLGTMLLIPSYPYYVPFIYMFISFNFFFVAEKENKDVLFTLLLPVRKADAVKARFCSIIFLQFLQIVVSIPFAVLRYALIKDPAENLAGIEATPGLYGLVLMMYAVFDAIFFVLFYKTGYKVTLPTILAWLGAVVYCGVMEAATRLIPWLWDTLNTTSVTKLPGQLAVLAVGIAVFVMIILLAYRKSVKNFEKVDL; translated from the coding sequence ATGCTGAAAAATCTTTTATATAAAGAATTTAAGCTGTTGGTACATCCGGCAGTGCTGCTTTTTCCGCTACTGGGAACTATGCTGCTGATTCCAAGCTACCCGTACTATGTTCCGTTTATTTATATGTTCATTTCGTTCAACTTCTTTTTTGTTGCGGAAAAAGAAAACAAAGATGTGCTGTTCACCCTGCTTTTGCCCGTGCGGAAAGCCGACGCAGTAAAAGCGCGCTTCTGCTCCATTATTTTTTTGCAGTTTTTGCAGATTGTAGTTTCCATCCCGTTTGCGGTGCTGCGCTACGCGCTGATTAAAGACCCTGCTGAAAACCTAGCGGGCATTGAAGCGACTCCGGGGCTTTACGGATTGGTGCTGATGATGTATGCGGTATTTGATGCCATTTTCTTCGTGCTGTTTTACAAAACTGGATACAAAGTCACCCTGCCGACCATCCTTGCATGGCTGGGGGCAGTGGTTTACTGCGGCGTTATGGAGGCAGCAACCCGTTTAATTCCGTGGCTGTGGGACACGCTCAATACAACCTCTGTAACGAAGCTGCCAGGTCAGCTGGCGGTACTGGCAGTAGGCATTGCCGTATTTGTAATGATCATTCTGCTGGCATACCGGAAGTCTGTAAAGAATTTTGAGAAAGTGGATTTATAA
- a CDS encoding ABC transporter ATP-binding protein: MELLSVQGLSKRYETFSLQNISFKLEKGYIMGFIGRNGAGKTTTIKSMLNLVHPDSGSVQVVGHDIRKDEFACKQNIGLTLGGITYYPKKKLKAITDVTRRFYPNWDDSAYRTYLERFALDENKHVDQLSEGMKVKYALALALSHHAQLLILDEPTSGLDPVSRDDLLDLFQEVIEDGEHSILFSTQITSDLEKCADFITYIKKGEIIASTDKDTFLNTYKLVKGTQAQQASLPAEALIGCKKNAYGFSALMKTGTIPADTALEVSTPNLEEIMIHIEKE; the protein is encoded by the coding sequence ATGGAACTGCTTTCCGTACAGGGCCTGAGCAAACGCTACGAAACATTCAGCCTGCAAAACATTTCGTTTAAACTCGAAAAAGGATACATTATGGGCTTTATCGGCCGAAACGGCGCCGGAAAAACGACAACTATAAAAAGCATGCTGAATCTGGTGCATCCAGACAGCGGCAGTGTCCAGGTGGTCGGGCATGACATTCGAAAGGATGAATTTGCCTGCAAGCAAAACATTGGCCTAACACTTGGCGGCATCACCTACTACCCCAAGAAGAAACTGAAGGCCATTACGGATGTAACCCGTCGCTTTTATCCCAACTGGGATGACTCCGCTTACCGCACCTATCTGGAACGTTTTGCACTGGACGAAAACAAACACGTTGACCAGCTTTCCGAAGGCATGAAAGTAAAATACGCGCTGGCACTGGCGCTTTCTCACCACGCGCAGCTGCTGATTTTGGATGAACCGACCAGCGGACTGGACCCGGTTTCCCGCGATGACCTGCTGGACTTGTTCCAGGAAGTCATTGAAGACGGTGAGCACAGCATTTTATTTTCCACTCAAATTACTTCAGACCTGGAAAAATGCGCGGATTTCATTACTTATATCAAAAAAGGTGAAATTATTGCCAGCACCGATAAAGACACATTTTTAAACACCTACAAACTGGTAAAGGGAACGCAGGCACAGCAGGCTTCACTGCCGGCAGAGGCATTGATTGGCTGCAAAAAAAATGCCTATGGTTTCTCCGCTTTGATGAAAACAGGGACCATCCCGGCAGACACCGCACTTGAGGTTTCCACACCCAATTTGGAAGAAATCATGATTCACATTGAGAAAGAGTGA
- a CDS encoding TetR/AcrR family transcriptional regulator, with protein sequence MEEKQTADRRIQKTKIAIHDALVALMARKSVSEITVRELTDTADISRKTFYLHYADLTDVFREMENQLLDGLHLLLRNCDFTNRQSGISTLFSGLNELIQHDLPFYRQLVRSDYFGRFLVSVKQVLKDELRMLAAQRPTSRPKLRELSLEFAAAGLVSMYIEWFRSDTNLPLCAVAAAAQQIIFNSILATA encoded by the coding sequence ATGGAAGAAAAGCAAACTGCGGACCGCCGGATTCAAAAAACCAAAATTGCAATCCATGATGCATTGGTCGCACTCATGGCACGCAAATCTGTTTCCGAAATCACTGTGCGGGAACTGACGGATACCGCCGACATCAGCCGCAAAACATTTTATCTGCACTACGCAGACTTAACTGATGTTTTCCGCGAAATGGAAAACCAGCTTTTGGACGGCCTGCACCTACTGCTGCGAAACTGTGACTTTACCAACCGGCAAAGCGGCATCAGCACTCTTTTTTCCGGATTAAACGAACTGATTCAGCATGACCTCCCCTTTTACCGACAGCTGGTCCGCAGTGATTACTTCGGCCGCTTTCTGGTCAGTGTAAAACAGGTACTAAAAGATGAATTGCGTATGCTTGCTGCACAGCGGCCGACTTCCCGCCCAAAGCTGCGGGAGCTTTCACTGGAGTTTGCAGCCGCCGGACTGGTTTCCATGTATATTGAATGGTTTCGTTCCGACACAAATCTGCCGCTGTGCGCAGTTGCTGCCGCAGCACAGCAAATTATTTTCAACAGCATCCTTGCCACAGCATAA